The Candidatus Methanoperedens sp. genomic interval TCGAAGGCTGTTGAATTCGTAGCCTGAATAAGCGGAATTGATGCTTTTTCAAGGGCATTCCAGTTATGCAGCGCTTCCGGTGTTTTTATTTCTTCTTTTTTCCCGATGAGGATCACAGTGACATCATAACCACCCAGATGTCGCGCAGCAACGAAAGCGTCACCGCCATTATTACCTCTGCCTGCAATGACCACAATCTTTCCTGAACTTATTCTTTCTTTAACAGCACAGGCAATGGCAGCGCCGGCATTTTCCATGAGCTGGAGGCGTTTTATCCCCAGGTATTCACAATTTGCGTCTATGGCTGCCATGCGGGCTGAAGTGATTGTTTGCATATACTGATAATCGGCACATGAACACTTATAATTTATTAAAAGAATATGAATGGTACGGTTGAAATGTAACCTTCTCCTATGATTCCAGTTTCAATTTACGCTGGTATTTTGGTACTGGATACAATATAATCTATGGATTTGCATAGAATTAAGCGCCTGGTCGTAAGTTTTAAGGCTGCATAAATTAGAAGGATATTATTCACTAAGATTCTATATAGTCAAAAACGTATCTACAGGCCTCGTAACATTTGTACTGGGTTTGGGAGTGACTGAAGACGATAGGAGTCATGTGCATCCTTTGAATAGCTTGAACCAGAATAATAGTCGCGGCGCTAAAATTGGGGCACAAGAGTTCATAGACAACAGAGATCTATACGCATGTAAGTAACAGGGATATAGGGAAGATAAAAAGTCCGCTGGATAGCTTACAGATAAAAGGAGGAGAGGATGATGATTGCAGATGTTCGACCAGAAGTATATGCGAACTCTGTTCGGATAAATCGCTAAATCGTGAGGATATCCGAACCAAGTTCGGATATACAACGTTATATGCCATTAATTCCTAATATTTCGGAGGGAATTATAACGGCAACATCCATGTCACCGTAAAAGTATATTGTATAAAATAATAAACTATAGACCATGAAGTTCTTGGAGGAACACAAAATGAGCGATGAAGAGCATAATATTCACGATTTTGATATTGCATTAATTTGCGAATATTTTTCCAGTATGGATCGTCAAGGGCCAGGAAGCCAGGAAGCAACAATAAGAGCATTGAGCTTTATTGATAATATACACGAAAAATCAAACATTGTTGATCTTGGTTGTGGTACTGGAGGTCAAACTATAGTTTTGGCTCAAAACACTCCAGGGAATATTACAGGCATTGATTTAGTCCCTGGTTTTATCGACAAACTAAATGACAATGCACAAAAATTGAATCTTCAAAGCAGAGTTAAAGGTGTTATTGGTTCAATGGATAAACTTGATTTTCAATCAAATGAATTAGACCTTATTTGGAGTGAAGGAGCAATATATAATATTGGTTTTGAAAAAGGCATGAATTATTGGAATAAGTTT includes:
- a CDS encoding class I SAM-dependent methyltransferase; translation: MSDEEHNIHDFDIALICEYFSSMDRQGPGSQEATIRALSFIDNIHEKSNIVDLGCGTGGQTIVLAQNTPGNITGIDLVPGFIDKLNDNAQKLNLQSRVKGVIGSMDKLDFQSNELDLIWSEGAIYNIGFEKGMNYWNKFLKKGGYVAVTEASWFTEERPKEIFDFWNEAYPEIDTIPNKIAQMQKAGYVVMASFILPEICWIDNFFVPEITAQKIFLDKYKGNKSAEEFVKYEKHGAELYNKYKEYYGYVFYIGKKI